The following coding sequences lie in one Mesorhizobium sp. NZP2298 genomic window:
- a CDS encoding helix-turn-helix transcriptional regulator has protein sequence MSRSERLLDLIQCLRRHRRPVSGQALADELGISIRTLYRDIATLQGQGAPIEGEAGLGYVLKPGFMLPPLMFSDDEIEAIVLGSRWVAKQPDQRLSAAAANAQAKIAAVLPDDLREDLDASTLLVGPTAHAMEGIDLGTVRQAIRNERKLGFLYRDAGGVASQRVVWPFALGFFDKVRVVVAWCEMRQDFRHFRTDRISGLNPIDTRYPRRRQVLLMEWRATLDKPRGS, from the coding sequence ATGTCCCGCTCCGAACGCCTCCTCGACCTCATCCAGTGCTTGCGCCGACACCGCCGGCCGGTGAGCGGACAGGCGCTGGCCGATGAGCTCGGGATTTCCATTCGAACGCTGTACCGCGACATCGCCACGCTGCAGGGGCAGGGCGCGCCGATCGAGGGGGAGGCAGGCCTGGGCTATGTGCTCAAGCCCGGCTTCATGCTGCCGCCGCTGATGTTCAGCGACGACGAGATCGAGGCGATCGTGCTAGGCTCGCGCTGGGTCGCCAAGCAGCCGGACCAGCGCCTCTCGGCCGCAGCCGCCAATGCGCAGGCCAAGATCGCGGCCGTGCTGCCGGATGATTTGCGTGAGGATCTCGACGCCTCCACCCTGCTGGTCGGGCCGACGGCGCACGCCATGGAGGGCATTGATCTCGGCACGGTGCGGCAGGCCATCCGCAACGAGCGAAAACTCGGCTTTCTCTACCGCGACGCCGGCGGTGTGGCCTCGCAACGTGTCGTCTGGCCATTCGCGCTCGGTTTCTTCGACAAGGTGCGGGTGGTGGTGGCGTGGTGCGAGATGCGGCAGGATTTCCGGCATTTTCGCACCGATCGCATATCCGGCCTCAACCCCATCGATACGCGCTATCCGCGCCGCCGCCAGGTGCTGCTCATGGAATGGCGGGCGACGCTCGACAAGCCGCGCGGGTCATGA
- a CDS encoding EVE domain-containing protein, producing the protein MSAYWIAVASAEHVRRGRRDGFMQVNHGKAAPLRRVKPGDGVIYYSPTTVLGEKDGLQAFTAIGTVREGEPYQGEMGGGFTPFRRDVEWMAAEEAPIKPLLDRLDFTAGKANWGYQLRFGLFEVTDHDFRLIADAMGAEMRRTMS; encoded by the coding sequence ATGAGCGCGTACTGGATCGCAGTGGCGTCGGCGGAACATGTCCGGCGCGGCCGCAGGGACGGCTTCATGCAGGTCAATCATGGCAAGGCAGCGCCGTTGCGTCGTGTCAAGCCCGGCGATGGTGTCATCTACTATTCGCCGACCACCGTTTTGGGCGAAAAGGACGGTCTGCAGGCTTTCACCGCAATCGGCACCGTGCGGGAAGGAGAGCCCTATCAAGGCGAAATGGGCGGCGGCTTCACGCCGTTCCGCCGCGACGTCGAGTGGATGGCGGCTGAAGAAGCGCCGATCAAGCCGCTGCTCGACCGGCTGGACTTCACCGCCGGCAAGGCGAACTGGGGATATCAGCTGCGCTTCGGCCTGTTCGAGGTCACCGATCACGATTTTCGTCTGATCGCCGATGCGATGGGTGCCGAAATGCGGAGGACGATGAGCTAG
- a CDS encoding ornithine cyclodeaminase family protein has protein sequence MLTISAAKVDRALTFPGLVETLRAAFRDGAVQPVRHHHAVERPDGEASTLLLMPAWTDFNAAGTSSGGHIGVKIVTVSPDNNAIGKPAVMGLYLLLNGSTGEPEAVVDGQRLTQWRTACASALAASYLARDDASRLLVIGAGALSPFLARAHSAVRPIKSIRIWNRTPANAEKVAADLCAEGFAASAATDLDAELGQADIVSSATITTTPLIKGALLRPGTHVDLVGGFTPTMRESDDDAIARARVYVDTRAGATKEAGDIVQPLASGLLKPDAIVADLHELARGQRKGRGSPDEITLFKSVGAALEDLAAGIAVYNALKA, from the coding sequence ATGCTGACCATTTCGGCCGCCAAGGTCGACCGTGCGCTGACCTTTCCCGGACTGGTCGAGACGTTGCGCGCGGCTTTCCGTGACGGGGCGGTACAGCCCGTCAGGCATCATCACGCGGTCGAACGGCCCGACGGCGAGGCCTCGACCCTGCTGCTGATGCCGGCATGGACCGATTTCAACGCCGCCGGCACGTCTTCCGGTGGCCATATCGGCGTCAAGATCGTCACCGTCTCACCCGACAACAACGCCATCGGCAAGCCCGCCGTGATGGGGCTCTATCTCCTGCTCAACGGCAGCACCGGCGAACCGGAAGCCGTGGTCGACGGCCAGCGCCTGACTCAGTGGCGCACGGCTTGTGCTTCGGCACTGGCGGCGTCCTACCTCGCCCGCGACGATGCCTCGCGGCTGCTTGTGATCGGTGCTGGCGCCCTGTCGCCGTTCCTCGCCAGGGCGCATTCGGCGGTGCGGCCGATAAAAAGCATCCGCATCTGGAACCGCACCCCCGCCAACGCTGAGAAAGTCGCGGCCGATTTGTGCGCCGAAGGCTTCGCCGCCAGCGCCGCGACCGACCTTGATGCCGAGCTTGGCCAGGCCGACATCGTCTCCTCGGCGACAATCACCACCACGCCGCTGATCAAGGGCGCGCTGCTACGGCCTGGAACCCATGTCGACCTGGTCGGCGGCTTCACCCCGACAATGCGCGAAAGCGATGATGACGCGATCGCCCGTGCCCGGGTCTATGTCGACACCCGCGCCGGCGCCACCAAGGAAGCCGGCGACATCGTCCAGCCACTGGCCTCCGGCCTGCTGAAGCCGGACGCCATCGTCGCCGATTTGCACGAACTAGCGCGCGGCCAGAGGAAAGGCCGCGGGAGCCCTGACGAGATCACGCTGTTCAAGTCGGTTGGCGCGGCACTGGAGGACCTTGCCGCTGGCATTGCCGTTTATAACGCGCTGAAGGCCTAG
- a CDS encoding DUF1049 domain-containing protein: MLNRFMLIVVFVPLAIILIALAVANRELVAFTLDPFNPGNPKLTLTLPLFIFLFLALAIGMIVGSLATWVKQGRYRKLARQRGVEAENLRQAVSRAPSAAQGPLQGSAQGSAQGSAQGSALPKPTN, encoded by the coding sequence ATGCTCAATCGCTTCATGCTCATCGTGGTCTTCGTGCCCCTGGCGATCATCCTGATCGCGCTTGCCGTCGCCAACCGCGAACTCGTTGCCTTCACGCTGGACCCTTTCAATCCCGGCAATCCGAAGCTGACGCTCACCTTGCCGCTGTTCATTTTCCTGTTCCTGGCGCTCGCCATCGGCATGATCGTCGGCAGCCTGGCAACCTGGGTCAAGCAGGGCCGCTACCGCAAGCTGGCGCGCCAGCGCGGCGTCGAGGCGGAAAACCTGCGGCAGGCGGTCAGTCGCGCTCCGTCGGCAGCACAGGGACCGCTCCAGGGCTCAGCCCAGGGATCGGCCCAAGGTTCGGCCCAAGGTTCGGCATTGCCAAAGCCGACCAATTGA
- the lspA gene encoding signal peptidase II produces MRSWSPYALLIVAAIALDQWIKHLVETGLPFQEKVDLLPFLALFRTYNTGIAFSMFSSFGDTGLVVIAVLVVAFVLYLATLTPSAHVIARTGFALIIGGALGNLIDRAVYGHVIDYILFHTPVWSFAVFNLADAFISVGAALVVFDELIGWRREPKPSNAKPSKD; encoded by the coding sequence GTGAGATCATGGTCCCCCTACGCGCTGCTCATCGTCGCGGCCATAGCGCTCGATCAGTGGATAAAGCATCTGGTCGAGACCGGCCTGCCCTTTCAGGAAAAAGTCGATCTGCTGCCGTTCCTGGCGCTGTTTCGCACCTACAACACCGGCATCGCCTTTTCGATGTTTTCCTCCTTCGGCGACACCGGCCTGGTGGTCATCGCCGTACTGGTCGTTGCCTTCGTGCTCTACCTCGCCACCCTCACGCCATCGGCCCATGTCATCGCCCGCACCGGATTCGCCCTGATCATCGGTGGCGCTCTGGGCAATCTGATCGACCGCGCCGTCTACGGCCACGTCATCGATTACATCCTATTCCACACGCCGGTCTGGTCCTTTGCCGTCTTCAATCTCGCGGACGCCTTCATTTCCGTGGGCGCGGCACTGGTCGTCTTCGACGAGCTCATCGGCTGGCGGCGCGAGCCCAAGCCTTCGAACGCCAAGCCTTCCAAAGATTGA
- a CDS encoding PAS domain-containing hybrid sensor histidine kinase/response regulator, translated as MIAESDSQQASKGDDVDAVAAPPAARRFIAAPPLVPEQQLARREGLPLLTFVAIVILAGLAHLTGAPIFISLALLATGLAGLALHLHARRSVHRTVVLLDETTARSRAEIETLADRMWEMQESEERFRGLIDALGDLVIHRDRDGNIVYANKVFADLVEADHRDLAGKTLAELGIEVGIVPDAAFSDHECLSSTDVAIRTPGGSRWFSWIELSVRDKDSGAVSHRAIARDITARKRAESSLITARERAEFASQAKSRFLATVSHEIRTPMNGIMGMARLLADTSLSPEQQTYVGAISTSASALLALIEDLLDYSKIEAGRFDPEPQPMSVREIADNIIELLAARAFAKDIGLGCHVEPDVPQMITADPGRVRQVLLNLIGNAIKFTDSGGVLVSIARARTETSDRICFTIADTGPGLRDEDMERIFEEFEQADGTSTRTHGGAGLGLAISKRLVTAMGGTISVSSRLGQGSDFVFEIPATEATDAPQGRQDALAGRHAVILSRNAVEADAIARTIRANGGTAGIAATVAQAASLADGCDVLLVDAAMEESDGRLLKRLRLSGFSDCEAVTLIAPTDRGMLGEFRASGYATFLARPVRGGTLLRVLLTSHAPALAQPQPKKCRAPALRTPIDRQQGLSVLIAEDNDINAMLARATLLKAGHRVKVVGNGKAAVEAVTSAGHKHRFDVVLMDLHMPVMDGLDAIAAIRRHEEETSVPPVPIMVLSADSQEKTRHAVLAHGASGFVTKPLDPDALVNAVEGQVAA; from the coding sequence ATGATCGCGGAATCCGACAGCCAGCAGGCAAGCAAGGGCGACGACGTCGATGCGGTTGCCGCGCCGCCGGCGGCGCGGCGCTTTATCGCCGCGCCGCCGCTGGTGCCCGAGCAGCAATTGGCCAGGCGGGAAGGACTGCCGCTGCTCACCTTCGTTGCCATCGTGATACTGGCCGGCCTTGCGCATCTGACCGGGGCGCCGATCTTCATCAGCCTCGCATTGCTGGCAACCGGCCTCGCCGGCCTTGCGCTGCATCTGCATGCCAGACGCAGTGTCCATCGCACCGTGGTGCTGCTGGACGAGACCACCGCCCGTAGCCGCGCCGAGATCGAGACGCTGGCCGACCGCATGTGGGAAATGCAGGAAAGCGAGGAGCGCTTTCGCGGTCTCATCGACGCGCTTGGCGATCTCGTCATCCATCGCGATCGCGACGGCAATATCGTCTACGCCAACAAGGTGTTCGCCGATCTCGTCGAAGCGGATCATCGCGATCTTGCCGGCAAGACCCTGGCCGAACTCGGCATCGAGGTCGGCATCGTTCCCGATGCCGCCTTCTCCGATCACGAGTGCCTGAGCTCCACCGATGTCGCCATCCGCACGCCGGGCGGATCGCGCTGGTTCTCGTGGATCGAACTGTCGGTGCGCGACAAGGACAGCGGCGCGGTTTCGCATCGCGCCATCGCTCGCGACATCACAGCCCGCAAGCGCGCCGAATCCTCGCTGATCACCGCGCGCGAAAGAGCCGAATTCGCAAGCCAGGCGAAATCGCGCTTTCTCGCCACCGTCAGCCATGAAATCCGCACGCCGATGAACGGCATCATGGGCATGGCCAGGCTGCTCGCCGACACCAGCCTGTCGCCGGAGCAGCAGACCTATGTCGGCGCCATCTCGACCTCGGCCAGTGCCTTGCTCGCCCTGATCGAGGACCTGCTCGACTATTCCAAGATCGAGGCCGGTCGCTTCGATCCGGAACCGCAGCCGATGTCGGTGCGCGAGATCGCCGACAACATTATCGAATTGCTCGCCGCGCGCGCCTTCGCCAAGGATATCGGCCTCGGCTGTCACGTCGAGCCGGATGTCCCGCAGATGATCACCGCCGACCCGGGCCGGGTCAGGCAGGTGTTGCTCAACCTCATCGGAAACGCCATCAAGTTCACCGACAGCGGCGGCGTGCTGGTCAGCATCGCGCGCGCCCGCACCGAGACCAGCGATCGCATCTGCTTCACCATCGCCGATACCGGTCCCGGCCTGCGCGACGAGGACATGGAGCGCATTTTCGAGGAGTTCGAGCAGGCGGACGGCACCTCCACGCGCACGCATGGCGGGGCGGGACTGGGACTTGCCATCTCCAAGCGCCTGGTGACTGCCATGGGCGGCACGATTTCGGTCTCCAGCCGGCTTGGCCAAGGGTCGGACTTCGTCTTCGAAATCCCGGCCACGGAAGCCACCGACGCGCCGCAGGGCCGGCAGGATGCGCTTGCCGGCAGGCATGCGGTGATCCTGTCCAGGAACGCCGTCGAGGCCGACGCCATCGCCCGCACCATCCGCGCCAACGGCGGCACGGCCGGTATCGCCGCCACCGTGGCGCAGGCCGCGTCCCTGGCCGACGGCTGTGACGTGCTCCTGGTCGACGCGGCCATGGAAGAGAGCGACGGGAGGCTGCTCAAGCGGCTGCGCCTAAGCGGCTTTTCCGATTGCGAAGCCGTCACGCTGATAGCGCCGACGGACCGCGGCATGCTTGGCGAGTTCCGCGCCAGTGGCTACGCGACGTTCCTTGCCCGGCCGGTGCGCGGAGGAACACTTTTGCGTGTCCTTTTGACCAGCCATGCACCGGCGCTTGCGCAGCCACAGCCGAAAAAGTGCCGCGCCCCGGCGCTTCGCACCCCGATTGACCGACAGCAGGGCCTGTCCGTGCTAATCGCCGAGGACAACGACATCAATGCCATGCTGGCCCGCGCCACGCTGTTGAAGGCAGGACACCGCGTCAAGGTGGTCGGCAATGGCAAGGCCGCCGTCGAGGCCGTCACCAGCGCCGGGCACAAGCATCGCTTCGACGTGGTGCTGATGGACCTGCACATGCCTGTCATGGATGGGCTGGACGCGATTGCCGCGATACGCCGCCATGAGGAGGAAACGTCGGTCCCGCCGGTGCCGATCATGGTGCTGTCGGCCGACAGCCAGGAAAAGACCCGCCATGCGGTGCTCGCCCACGGCGCCAGCGGCTTTGTCACCAAGCCGCTCGACCCCGATGCGCTGGTCAACGCCGTCGAGGGCCAGGTCGCCGCTTGA
- the acuI gene encoding acrylyl-CoA reductase (NADPH): MSETFKAILISRDADKKQSVAVTDLTEADLMEGDVTVAVEATTVNYKDGLAITGKAPVVRRWPLVPGIDLAGTVISSSNPDWRKGDKVILNGWGVGETHFGAYAGRARVKGDWLVPLPDGISAHDAMAVGTAGYTAMLCVMALERHGILPDRGPVVVTGAAGGVGSVAVSILSSLGYHVIASTGRNAESPYLINLGAAEVISRDELSQPAKPLAKERWAGGIDSVGSHTLANVLSMTSYGGAVAACGLAGGMDLPSSVAPFILRGVSLLGIDSVMAPKAVRLEAWRRIGADLDLEKLASLSTTIGFDGIIDAARDIVDGKIRGRVVVDM; the protein is encoded by the coding sequence ATGTCCGAAACCTTCAAAGCCATCCTCATCTCGCGCGACGCCGACAAGAAACAGTCGGTCGCCGTGACGGATCTCACCGAAGCCGACCTGATGGAAGGCGACGTCACCGTCGCGGTCGAGGCGACGACGGTGAACTACAAGGACGGGTTGGCCATCACCGGCAAGGCGCCGGTGGTCCGCCGCTGGCCCCTGGTGCCGGGCATCGATCTTGCCGGAACAGTGATTTCGTCCTCCAATCCCGACTGGCGCAAGGGAGACAAGGTCATCCTGAACGGCTGGGGCGTCGGCGAAACGCATTTCGGCGCCTATGCCGGGCGCGCCCGCGTCAAGGGCGACTGGCTGGTGCCGCTGCCGGATGGCATCAGCGCGCACGACGCGATGGCGGTCGGCACCGCCGGTTATACCGCCATGCTCTGCGTCATGGCGCTGGAGCGGCACGGCATCCTTCCCGACCGCGGCCCGGTTGTGGTGACGGGTGCCGCTGGCGGCGTCGGTTCGGTCGCGGTCTCCATCCTGTCCAGCCTCGGTTACCATGTCATTGCATCGACCGGCCGCAATGCCGAAAGCCCTTATCTGATCAACCTCGGCGCCGCCGAGGTGATTTCGCGTGACGAGCTCAGCCAGCCCGCCAAGCCGCTGGCCAAGGAGCGCTGGGCCGGCGGCATCGATTCGGTCGGCAGCCATACGCTGGCCAACGTCCTGTCGATGACCTCCTATGGCGGCGCCGTGGCGGCCTGCGGCCTGGCCGGCGGCATGGATCTGCCGTCGAGCGTCGCCCCCTTCATCCTGCGCGGCGTCTCGCTGCTTGGCATCGATTCGGTGATGGCACCGAAGGCTGTGCGGCTGGAGGCCTGGCGGCGTATCGGCGCAGATCTCGACCTGGAGAAGCTCGCCAGCCTGTCCACGACTATCGGCTTCGACGGCATCATCGATGCCGCGCGTGACATCGTCGACGGCAAGATCCGCGGTCGCGTCGTCGTCGACATGTAG
- a CDS encoding class I SAM-dependent rRNA methyltransferase, with protein sequence MKSFRDKRRDSRPPAKGGTGEVRPHEARGAARPDARPREARDLKAESQPAPKSAPRILARRDGVLPAEQLPLILEVAPNADYALLDSGAGQKLEQYGPYRIVRPEGQAIWQKALPARDWERADAIFTGDTDEEGIGRWRFPRTPLGETWPMKHDGIDYLGRFTSFRHVGVFPEQASHWDHMAGLIAAARRPVKVLNLFGYTGLASLVAARAGAEVTHVDASKKAIGWARENQEMAGLGNKPIRWIVDDAVKFAEREERRGSRYDIVLFDPPAYGRGPKGEVWQLFEDLPALTDLCRAILTPKPLAVVLTAYSIRASFFAIHALMRDTFAGMGGKVESGELIIREKSAGRALSTSLFSRWVA encoded by the coding sequence TTGAAGTCTTTTCGCGACAAACGCCGCGACAGCCGCCCGCCCGCCAAAGGCGGAACCGGAGAAGTGCGTCCGCACGAGGCACGTGGCGCGGCGCGGCCGGACGCCAGACCGCGCGAAGCGCGTGACTTGAAAGCGGAGAGCCAGCCCGCGCCGAAATCGGCGCCGCGCATCCTTGCCCGTCGTGACGGCGTCCTGCCGGCCGAGCAGCTTCCGCTCATCCTCGAAGTGGCGCCGAATGCCGATTATGCGCTGCTCGACAGCGGTGCCGGCCAGAAACTTGAACAATACGGCCCCTACCGCATCGTGCGGCCCGAGGGGCAGGCGATCTGGCAGAAGGCCCTGCCGGCCAGGGACTGGGAACGTGCCGACGCCATCTTCACCGGCGACACCGACGAGGAAGGCATAGGCCGCTGGCGTTTCCCCAGGACGCCGCTTGGCGAGACCTGGCCGATGAAGCATGATGGCATCGACTATCTCGGCCGTTTCACCTCGTTTCGCCATGTCGGCGTGTTTCCCGAACAGGCCTCGCACTGGGACCACATGGCCGGGCTGATCGCGGCGGCCAGGCGACCGGTGAAGGTACTGAACCTGTTCGGCTACACCGGTCTTGCCTCCTTGGTGGCGGCCCGCGCCGGCGCCGAGGTCACCCATGTCGATGCCTCGAAAAAGGCGATCGGCTGGGCGCGTGAAAACCAGGAAATGGCCGGACTCGGCAACAAGCCGATCCGCTGGATCGTCGACGATGCGGTGAAATTCGCCGAGCGCGAGGAGCGCCGCGGCAGCCGCTACGATATCGTGCTTTTCGATCCGCCAGCCTATGGCCGCGGCCCCAAGGGCGAGGTCTGGCAATTGTTCGAGGATCTGCCGGCGCTCACCGATCTCTGCCGCGCGATCCTGACGCCGAAACCGCTTGCCGTGGTGCTGACCGCCTATTCGATCCGCGCCTCCTTCTTCGCCATCCACGCTTTGATGCGCGACACTTTTGCCGGCATGGGCGGCAAGGTTGAATCGGGCGAGTTGATCATCCGTGAAAAGTCCGCCGGCAGAGCGCTTTCGACCTCATTGTTTTCGCGTTGGGTGGCCTGA
- a CDS encoding VOC family protein: MTTPNLVILYVDQPLRSGAFYSALLGREPVESAPTFVLFVLDNGFKLGLWSRHTVEPAAKAAGGGAEIVFALEAPEAVDAIHAEWSGRGLKILQAPTDMDFGRTFVALDPDNHRLRVYWLSDGEQK, encoded by the coding sequence ATGACCACCCCGAATCTCGTCATCCTCTATGTCGACCAGCCGCTGCGAAGCGGTGCCTTCTACAGCGCGCTGCTTGGTCGCGAGCCGGTCGAAAGCGCGCCGACCTTCGTGCTGTTCGTGCTCGACAACGGCTTCAAGCTCGGCCTCTGGTCGCGTCATACCGTGGAGCCGGCGGCGAAAGCGGCGGGTGGCGGCGCTGAGATCGTGTTTGCACTGGAGGCGCCGGAAGCGGTCGACGCCATCCATGCCGAGTGGTCGGGGCGTGGCTTGAAGATCCTGCAGGCGCCGACCGACATGGATTTCGGCCGCACTTTCGTTGCGCTCGATCCCGACAATCACCGCTTGCGTGTCTACTGGCTTTCGGATGGGGAACAAAAATGA
- a CDS encoding TrmH family RNA methyltransferase, giving the protein MNERHAGAPGQVKEVTSLANPLVKDIKALALKKFRDQQNAFMAEGLKLVIDALDLGWQIRTLVFAKAGRGNAAVEKVAARTVAAGGTVLEVSEKVLVAITRRDNPQMVVGVFSQKFLALKDIRADNGDVWVALDRVRDPGNLGTVIRTVDAVGAKGIILVGDTTDPFSVETVRATMGSIFAVPVAKATTEAFLAWRGGFSGLVAGTHLKGAVDYRSVDFSRGPVLLMMGNEQQGLPESLAASCDRLLRIPQAGRADSLNLAVATGIMLFEIRRGALKLEPIADQQ; this is encoded by the coding sequence ATGAACGAGCGGCACGCAGGCGCACCCGGCCAGGTGAAGGAAGTCACCAGCCTCGCCAACCCGCTTGTCAAGGACATCAAGGCGCTCGCCCTGAAGAAATTCCGCGACCAGCAGAACGCCTTCATGGCCGAGGGGCTGAAACTGGTCATCGATGCGCTCGACCTTGGCTGGCAGATCAGGACGCTTGTGTTCGCCAAGGCAGGGCGCGGCAATGCGGCTGTGGAAAAGGTCGCGGCACGCACGGTTGCCGCCGGCGGCACAGTGCTCGAAGTGTCGGAAAAGGTGCTTGTCGCCATCACCCGCCGTGACAATCCGCAAATGGTGGTCGGCGTCTTCTCGCAGAAATTCCTGGCCCTGAAGGACATCCGCGCCGACAATGGCGACGTCTGGGTGGCGCTCGACAGGGTGCGCGATCCCGGTAATCTCGGCACCGTCATCCGCACCGTCGATGCCGTCGGCGCCAAGGGCATCATCCTGGTCGGCGACACCACCGATCCGTTTTCCGTGGAAACGGTGCGTGCCACCATGGGGTCCATCTTCGCCGTGCCGGTGGCCAAGGCGACGACAGAGGCTTTCCTGGCCTGGCGCGGCGGTTTTTCAGGCCTGGTCGCCGGCACGCATCTGAAGGGTGCCGTCGATTACCGCTCGGTCGATTTTTCCCGTGGGCCGGTTCTGCTGATGATGGGCAATGAGCAGCAGGGCCTGCCCGAAAGCCTGGCGGCGAGTTGCGACCGATTGCTCAGGATCCCGCAAGCAGGCCGTGCCGATTCGCTCAATCTCGCCGTCGCCACCGGCATCATGCTGTTCGAGATCCGGCGCGGCGCGCTGAAGCTCGAGCCAATCGCCGACCAGCAATGA